The genomic DNA TCGGAACCTGTGCAACGACGCTTTTCGGGACCAGTCGCTTACCTGCAGTTTGGCAAAACGGCAGCGTTTCGCAATTGCCCCTGCCCGACGGCGAGACGCTTGGCGATGCAAATGACATCAATTCTGCGGGCGTTGCGGTCGGTTCGATCAACAGCGGCAGCTTGCAGCGGGCGGCGATCTACAGCGGAGGCTCGGCGACCGTTATAACGCAAACGACCGCCGGTGGCAGCTTTTTTACGACAGCATTCGGCATCAATGATTCGGGCCGTATTGTCGGCAGCGGCATCGATCCGAGCAATGCGGCAAGAAATGTCGGAATGGTCTACGACATTGGAGCCGGTTCCGCGACTGAAGTTGGAGCTTTGCCCGGAATGAACGGAGCACTTGCGTTCGGTATCGGTAACGGAGGCCACGTCGTTGGTTCGAGCATGATGAATCAAGGCTCGGGCACGCCTTTTATTTGGACACAAGCGAACGGAATGGTCGCCATTCCGTTTCCGGCAGGCACGACACAAGGCTCAGCACGAGGAGTGAATTCAGCCGGATGGGCCGTCGGCACGGCATCGTCGGCGTTTGCAATTCCGTTTTTATATGACGGAACTGCTACCTACCGTCTGGCAGACCTGATCCCTGCGGGCACCGGTTGGGATCTTTCAACGAACACGTCTTCATCGGCACTTGGCATCAGCGAAGGAAATGTCATAGTCGGAACCGGCGTTCTAAACGGGGTCGTTCACGGATATGCGATGGTTCCGGCGGGTAATGTGACGATCAGTGGACGAGTTCGTACCGCGAGCGGCAACGGCATTCGCAACGCTGTCATAACGCTTTCAGGCGGCGGACTGCCGGCGCCGATCTTCGTTCGAACAAGCAGTTTTGGCTACTACTCACTTGGCCCGGTGCCGATCGGCGGCACTTACACTATGACGATACAGACCAAGAATTACGTCTTTGTTCAACCATCCCGCAATTTGACACCGACCGGCAATATCGGAAATATCGATTTCACCGCAGAACCCTAGACGTTCTTTACGAAAGAGGGCCGCACATTGCGGGCCCTCACAATCATCGCGAACCATCATATCTCCCGCGATCTGCGAAAAATCAGTGACAAACTTGTTTTACTGTGTTAGTATCGGTTGAGGTGTTGCCACGCTCTCGGCTCACTTTACTCAATTCCCTTAGGCTGATTCTCTCGCATCC from Acidobacteriota bacterium includes the following:
- a CDS encoding carboxypeptidase regulatory-like domain-containing protein, giving the protein MNAKSLKPYILASIIAAAVLIGKYAHISTVEAGSLDPKRPLGNHSYVIFDLGVVEVGDANSQGFGVSVDGVAVGRSIRSGGAQAFSWSNGTIVGLPNLAARPFCVANAATGSALVVGTCATTLFGTSRLPAVWQNGSVSQLPLPDGETLGDANDINSAGVAVGSINSGSLQRAAIYSGGSATVITQTTAGGSFFTTAFGINDSGRIVGSGIDPSNAARNVGMVYDIGAGSATEVGALPGMNGALAFGIGNGGHVVGSSMMNQGSGTPFIWTQANGMVAIPFPAGTTQGSARGVNSAGWAVGTASSAFAIPFLYDGTATYRLADLIPAGTGWDLSTNTSSSALGISEGNVIVGTGVLNGVVHGYAMVPAGNVTISGRVRTASGNGIRNAVITLSGGGLPAPIFVRTSSFGYYSLGPVPIGGTYTMTIQTKNYVFVQPSRNLTPTGNIGNIDFTAEP